In Leishmania donovani BPK282A1 complete genome, chromosome 20, one genomic interval encodes:
- a CDS encoding RNA polymerase subunit, putative, protein MSARVCAPARSRANKQCGCHPIDGTRACLRLWPNSERGRTKAIERRIMSGVPIKTEVKQEGGKYGATAATQESKPGIFATQETLGDVGREDKEGTLYVCGNCTAQLYFKPDSRLVCPICSHITGASTVFYKIRTEPTTYDTV, encoded by the coding sequence atgtctgcgcgcgtgtgtgcgcctgcccGTTCTCGAGCAAACAAACAATGCGGCTGCCATCCCATCGACGGCACGCGCGCCTGCCTCCGACTCTGGCCGAATTCGGAACGCGGCCGCACGAAAGCGATAGAGAGGCGAATCATGTCTGGTGTTCCCATCAAAACGGAGGTAAAGCAGGAGGGGGGTAAGTACGgggccaccgccgctacGCAGGAGTCGAAGCCCGGCATCTTCGCCACCCAGGAGACCCTCGGCGACGTCGGCCGGGAAGATAAGGAAGGCACCTTATATGTCTGCGGAAACTGCACGGCGCAGCTCTATTTCAAGCCAGACTCTCGTCTCGTGTGTCCCATATGCTCTCACATCACCGGCGCCTCGACTGTATTCTACAAAATCCGGACAGAGCCCACGACGTACGATACCGTCTGA